TCATGATTTAATTCCCTTAACAAACTGATCAGGTGGTTTTTCGAACCACCTATTTCAGCTCCACCTATTACATGTAATACTTTCATTTTTCATTAGCACAGGAAACCCGTAGCGGGCGGAATGTGTACGAGACACATCTGTGCTACCTCCCTTCTTTTATAATCACTAGTCAACTCGCTATACCGTTGGCTTCATCCATTTTTTATAACTAGCAATAATCGCTAAACCAATGAAGAACAGACTAGTAAACGTTTTATCTTCCCAAATATTATAGTACGCACCAGCCGGATACGTTCCGAGCAGTAAAGCAAGCCATAAATAAGCACCTGGTACTGTCCGACTTTTCCATAAAAATAACGCCAACCCAATTAAAAAGCTACCAAATAGCAACACACCGGCTACCCCGGTTTGTGCGATAATTTGAATATATTGATTATCAGAGTAAATATTGTACGTAATCCCGTATTGTTTATAAATAGGCGATGAATTGGCAACCGCTGCAGAATCACCAAACGTACCAAATCCAGTTCCGATGATTGGATGATCTTTGAAAATTTCTAATCCAACTTGAATTAAATATAGTCGGCCATCTTGGCTACTTAAGTGTAATTCTTCTTTCGAAAAGGCATTTTTAAACCGTTTCTTTCCTTCATTCTCTTTATTAACTTTTTCTTTTACAGAAAAATAATGATGTTTTTCAAAATAATTTGCTGTTTGCGTTACGGGGTACGTAATAAGTGCTGCACCTAATACGACAACAGATAAAATCGGTACTACTAGCTTATATTTTTTCGTTAACACGATATAAATAATGGCCGCAACGACAAATGTAATCGTTGTCCCACGTGAAAATGTAAGTAAAAACGTTGCGCTAAACAACACGAGACAAACATATAACAAAATGTGAGCCTTTTTCGTTTTATAAACGGTAAGTAAGTAAAACGCCATCATGATGGCAATACCTAAGAAATACGCTAATACGTTCGGATTTCCAATTAATCCATACACACGAATCCGATTCGTTGGTGCTAATTCCATCGCACTCCAACTTTGAGGTAAAAGGTATTGACGGAGTGTTAATTTTTCAAGTAAACCATGAAACGATAAAAAGACGGCCATCGCGACAACAATATGCATATACATAAGAATATCCTGTTTCGATACATCTAACCGTCTTACGATATAAAATAATAAAAAGGTTATCATAAATGCTCTCATTTCAATGATAATGCTTCCTATTGAAACGCCTGTAAGTAAGGCACTAACACTTCCAACGACAATAAACAGTATAAATGTCCATTCAAACCAATGTAATTTGAATAAAGAACGGAATTCTCTTCTGCCGCTCCACACGACATAGGCGAGCATAAAAAACGTAATAATGTCTCCTAGTAATTTTAAGGAATCATTCATTTCAATTAAAAATGGTCTGACAGGGTAATACATAATTAAAAAGGCGATTCCTACCTTTGGCTGCGTAAAAACATACAACCCTATTGCTAACATAAGTCCTAATGTTACGATATTTACTGGAAATACGACAACCGCACTAACGAGCAAAAGAAAAGCCACGAGTGCATAGATAGGTATGGACTTGCTTTTCATAAAAAATCCTCCCTTAAAAAAGAATAACATAGCATTTTTCATCTTATCATAGATAAATTAAAAAATGCTATGTTACGTAAATTCTTAATAATATAATTCATAATACTTGTTAATTTTTTGTCGCATTTCATCGATACTTACAAAACGTGCGTACCGAAACATTTCTTTATCGTCAATGTAGATTAACATCGCTGGCACGGTAAAGATGGAAAGTTCCCCCGCTAGCTCTTCCACTTCATCAATCATCAATTTTCCCATTTCAATTTTTGGAAACTCTTTTAGCATCGCTTCTACTTTCGGTAGTAATGCGTGGCATACGCTACATGCATCGCGACTTATATATAACATTTTAAAACCTTGTTTATGAATAAACTCTTGTACTTCGTCATACGTTTTCAGTTCCACTCCAA
The genomic region above belongs to Massilibacterium senegalense and contains:
- a CDS encoding thioredoxin family protein, translating into MELKTYDEVQEFIHKQGFKMLYISRDACSVCHALLPKVEAMLKEFPKIEMGKLMIDEVEELAGELSIFTVPAMLIYIDDKEMFRYARFVSIDEMRQKINKYYELYY
- a CDS encoding O-antigen ligase family protein, which produces MKSKSIPIYALVAFLLLVSAVVVFPVNIVTLGLMLAIGLYVFTQPKVGIAFLIMYYPVRPFLIEMNDSLKLLGDIITFFMLAYVVWSGRREFRSLFKLHWFEWTFILFIVVGSVSALLTGVSIGSIIIEMRAFMITFLLFYIVRRLDVSKQDILMYMHIVVAMAVFLSFHGLLEKLTLRQYLLPQSWSAMELAPTNRIRVYGLIGNPNVLAYFLGIAIMMAFYLLTVYKTKKAHILLYVCLVLFSATFLLTFSRGTTITFVVAAIIYIVLTKKYKLVVPILSVVVLGAALITYPVTQTANYFEKHHYFSVKEKVNKENEGKKRFKNAFSKEELHLSSQDGRLYLIQVGLEIFKDHPIIGTGFGTFGDSAAVANSSPIYKQYGITYNIYSDNQYIQIIAQTGVAGVLLFGSFLIGLALFLWKSRTVPGAYLWLALLLGTYPAGAYYNIWEDKTFTSLFFIGLAIIASYKKWMKPTV